The Oscillatoria sp. FACHB-1406 genome includes the window GCTCGCCGAGTCGAATCGAAGCTTGTTGAGTTCGGGCGGTTTTGGATACCCTTCTCCTGCGCCGCAACCCGACGAACGATTCTGGCTGGTGTTCGCGATCGATGGGCGCATTGTCTACGCCGCCGATCGCAGTAACAACAATTTGCTGCGCCTGCGGGACTACCTGCGATTCTACCAAGTCGAATCCGCTCTCGACAGTACCCAAGTCCCGCTCCCTTCTGCCAACCCGCTCGAATACGCCTGCTTGTGGGGGTTAATGGAAAACCGCATCCTCACCCCCGCTCGAGCGCGAAACATTATCAAAAATACGATTGAAGAAACACTCTTCGACCTGTTCAATCTGCCCCAAGGAACGTTTAACTTTGAAATGGGTCCGGCCCTCGCGCCCCACTTAACCAGTTTAGAAATTAGCCCTTTGACCGCCAAAATTGTCAAACAAGTCCAGCAGTGGAAGCAATTTTATCCGCTGATTCAATCGCCCAATCAATGTCCGGTGGTTACGGATCGCGATCGGCTCCAACAGATTTTGCCCGAAACCACCCTCGCGAACCTCGAAAGTTGGGCTGACGGAAAAACATCGCTCCGTCAATTTTCTCGCTACTTCAACCGCGAATTACTGGCTGTGTCCGGAGCCATTTATCCCTATATCCAACAGGGCTGGATACAGATGTCTGATGGCTGTGATGGAATGCCTACCGCAGCGAGCGAAGCAGATCCCTTTGGAATTGCGCCCTTGCTCGTCCCCTCAGAACAAGAACCCCACCAGCGCGCGCCCCAGGTTGTTTGTCTCGACGACGATACGACGATTGGCAAAACCGTCGAATATATGCTAGTACCGAAAGGCTATCGAGCCAGCGCGCTTTGCGACCCGATCGAAGCGCTCAGCCAACTCTTTAGAGAACCGCCCGATCTGATTCTCTGCGATTTAGCCATGCCCAACCTCGACGGCTACGAAATTTGCGCCATGCTCAGAAATTCAAAAACCTTTCGCGGTACGCCGATTATTATTCTCACGGGGAAAGAAGGCTTTATCGATCGCGTGCGAGCCAGACAAGTCGGGGCGACGGATTATCTCACCAAACCCTTTGGCGAAGAAGAATTACTGATGCTCGTCGAGAAATATATTGGCTTGCCCGAGATAGCGCCTCCGCCCGTATTGCCCTCTGAGTGACTATCGTTCGGCTGGGGTGAAGGATTGATTGGAAATGAGAGATACTTGAGATAGAGTAAACACTCAGACGACACCGAATGGAGTATATCAAGCTTTAGCATAAGGGTAGTATCGGGAAGGGGGCTATGAGGAAAGTTTTAGTAGTAGAAGATAGCGTGACTCAGCGACAGATGATTTCCGAACTGCTCAAAAATAGCGGGCTAACGGTGACTGTGGCCAGTAACGGTGTCGAAGCCTTGGAAAAACTCCAACACTATACTCCGGACATTGTAGTGTTGGATATTGTCATGCCTCAAATGAATGGCTACGAAGTATGCCGTCGCATTAAAGCCGACAAAAAAACCGAGCATATTCCCGTCGTTATGTGTTCTTCTAAAGGAGAAGAGTTCGATCGCTACTGGGGTTTGAAGCAAGGAGCCGCCGCTTACATCGCCAAACCTTTTCAACCCACCGAATTAATCGGAACCGTCAAACAGCTACTGAGAAAGTAACGGGAGTTCGAGGAACGACGGGCGATCGCTGCGGCAGTTAGAGCGAGCCTCTACTTTGCGCCTCCAGTCTCTTTGAATCGCGTCTTGGAAATCGTATTTGAGCTTATGGTCAGCAATCCAGGTTTTACAGTAGGAAACGATCCCGATCTCTCCTCCGACATCGAACGCTTAGAAACCCCCGAAGGCGAGTTACACCTGCGCTTTTTTCTCGCCTCGGGCAGCGAGTTTGCTCTTTCGGCCAGCGGCATTAAGGAGGTCATGAACCAACCCCCCGATCGCCTGACTCCCATCCCCAATACGTCGCCGCTATTATTGGGAACGATCAATTTGAGAGGTCAAGTGATTTGGGTTGCCGATCTCGGTCAATTTTTAGGAGATCCCGTGGCGCTCAATACCCAAAGACAAGAAATCCCGATTATTGCCCTCGAAGACCAAGAAATTATCCTGGGATTAGCGATCGATCGCATTGGCGAGATGCAATGGCTCGATGTCGCTCAAATTCAAAGGCCTACGAACGTTCCCAATCATATGGCTCCTTTCGTGTGGGGCGAGTGGTCTTTTGAGGGCGAACTCGATCGCCCCCCTTTGCGCTTGCTCAACCAAGGCGCAATTTTACGCTCGGCCCGCTGGGCCGCTTGAGCGAAGACATGACTTTAAGCTCGCACCCCCCAACCGAGCGCCTCGTTAAGGAATGTTGCAACAGCCGCCAAAATCTTTAGAGTATAGAAAATTTCCGTCAGACTTCTTAACATGAGTGTTTAGATAGACGTTAGGACGCTCCATCTATACACCCTGACCCGAGGAAAATTATCAAAATGGCAAAGGAAAAGGACTCTGTTCCCGTCTCGCTCCTCACCCTAACCGCCGGACTTGCGATCGCGGGGATTAGCTTCTGGGTCGGACAAAATAACCACCTTCTCCCCGAACAAGTCTCCGGACAAGCGCCGCTCGTTGACGATCTCTTTAACATCATGGTCGGGATCGCTACCGCCTTATTTATTGTGGTAGAAGGCGCGATCGTCTTCGCTCTGGTGAAATTTCGCCACAAGAAGGGCGACGAAACCGACGGCCCGCCAATTGAAGGAAATTTCTCCCTAGAAATTTTTTGGACGGCGATCCCCGCCTTCATTGTCATCGGTTTGGGTCTCTACAGCGTGCAAGTTTACAACCAAATGGGCGGCTTCGATACCAAAGGCAACATGGCGATGGCCCACCACCACCATCACGCGCCCACGCAGGTCGCCAGTCTGCCCGGAACGACAAACTTGCTCGCCCAAGCAGAAGCCTCTGTCGATAATAGCGGTTACGGTCTCGTCGGCAAACCGGAACTCGGACAGTTAGCCCCAGATCTAGAAGTTAACGTGACCGGCTTGCAGTACGCTTGGCTGTTTAACTACCCCGACAGCGGCGTGACTTCTGGCGAACTCCACGTCCCCATCAACACGGACGTGCAACTCAATCTTTCCGCCCAAGATGTAATTCATTCCTTCTGGTTGCCGCAGTTCCGCATCAAGCAGGACGCGCTACCCGGAGAAACCAGCAAATTGCGCTTCGTCGCGACTAAACTCGGAACCTACCCCGTCGTTTGTGCGGAACTCTGCGGCGCTTACCACGGCGCGATGCGGACTCAAGTTATCGTTCACAGCGAAGAGGATTACGCAAAATGGGTTCAAGAAAATCAAATCGCGCAGCAGGCAGATAGCACGCGCGACGTTGCGGTCAATCCGAAAGAGATGACGGATGCCCAATATCTGGCCCCCTACGCCGAAGATTTAGGCGTAGATGCCGAAATGCTCGCTCGGTTGCACTAATTTCCTAAACTTGCTCCCGTTGAAAATAATTGTTACTCATGGCACAAGCACAAATTCCTCTAGATAAGCCGCCCGCCGCTGATGTCGGTCACGGTCATCACCCGGAACAGTGGAAATGGTATCACTACTTCTGGTACAACACCGACCACAAGGTCATCGGCATTCAATACATCGTTTTTTCCTTCGCCTTCTACCTGATTGCAGGCATGATGGCGTTGTTTATGCGGGCGGAACTGTATACGCCCGATCCCGACGTTCTAGACCCGACGGTTTATAACTCGTTCTTGACCAATCACGGAACGATGATGATCTTTTTCTGGGTCGTTCCGGCAGCAATTGGCGGTTTTGGGAATTATCTGGTTCCGATTATGATTGGGGCGAAGGATATGGCTTTCCCCAATCTCAACGCGATCGCGTTTTGGGTTAACCCGCCCGCTGGTGCATTTCTGCTCGCTAGCATCTTTATGGGCGGCGCGCAAGCGGGTTGGACTTCTTACCCGCCCCTCAGTCGCATCACCAACCCCAACGCCCAATCGTTGTGGATTCTCGCGATTGCTACGGTGGGAACCTCCTCGATTTTGGGGGCGCTGAACTTTTTGGTGACGATTTGGAAGTTAAAAATACCCAGTATGAAGTGGGATCAATTGCCCCTCTTTGTGTGGGCGATGGTCGCAACTTCAGCCTTGGCGCTGTTTTCGACTCCCGTTCTCGCGATCGGGTTATTCTTGCTTCTGTTTGATATTAACTTCGGCACTAACTTCTTCCGACCGGAGAACGGGGGCGATGTGGTCGTTTACCAGCATTTATTCTGGTTTTACTCGCATCCGGCCGTTTATCTGATGATTTTGCCGATTTTCGGCATCATGTCCGAAGTGATCTCCACCCACTCTCGCAAGCCGATTTTCGGGTACAAAGCGATCGCATATTCCAGTCTCGCCATCTGCTTCGTGGGTTTGTTCGTTTGGGTTCACCATATGTTCACCAGCGGCACTCCGGCTTGGATGCGGATGTTCTTCACTATCTCCACTCTCATTGTTGCTGTTCCGACCGGCGTAAAAATCTTCGGTTGGGTCGCGACGCTCTGGGGCGGTAAAATTCGCTTGAATAGCGCTTTGTTGTTCGCCGTCGGTTTGCTGGCGATGTTTGTAATGGGCGGTTTGAGCGGCGTAACCCTCGGAACTGCGCCCTTTGACCTCCACGTTCACGATACCTACTACATCGTCGCTCACTTTCACTACGTTCTCTTTGGCGGTTCCGTTTACGGACTCTACGCGGGGATTTATCACTGGTTCCCGAAAATGACCGGACGGATGCTTAACGAACCTTTGGGTAAAGTTCACTTCATTCTCACCTTTATCGGTACGAACTTAACCTTCTTGCCCATGCACGAACTGGGTTTGCAAGGAATGCCCCGCCGGATTGCGATGTACGACCCCAAATTTGAATCGATTAACCATATTTGTACTTATGGTTCGATGATTTTGGGATTCTCGATTTTGCCTTTCATCGTCAATATTATTTGGAGTTGGAGTAAAGGTCCTATTGCCGGACGCAACCCTTGGCGTTCTTTAACTTTGGAATGGCAAACCACTTCTCCGCCAGCCATTGAAAACTTTGAAGAAGAGCCGATCATGTGGGCTGGGCCTTACGATTACGGCGTAGATACCGTCATGGATGATAGCGAACAATCAGTTGCAGAAATGCTAGCGACTGTTAAGGAAGAAATGAAGTAAAACTTAGTTAGTTTTCTTTAGTTCGTCCCCCAAATGTCTGTGGCGATAACTTTCAAGATTGACAAGCGGGATAATATCTAACTTATTCTCGCTTGTCACAAATTTATCTCAGTTAAGGATTAAAGAAGTAGAAGTCATGCAAACTGCGATAGAAACTACTAATAATGATGCGGTGGCAGAGGCTGCCGAACAAGAAGCGATCGAACATTCAGCCCACGAAGATTATCGACTCTTAGGGCTAACTATTTTCTTAGCGTCTGAATCTTTGATGTTTTTGGCGCTCTTTGCTTCTTACTTAATTTATCGAGGCGCTCACCCCGTTTGGCCGCCGGAAGGAACTGAAGTCGAACTCGTCTTTCCGGCCATTAATACCGTTATTCTGGTATCGAGTAGCTTCGTGATTCACCAAGGCGATGTTGCGCTGAAGAAGAACGATGTTAAAGGATTTCGGTTGTGGTATGCCATCACGATTTT containing:
- a CDS encoding response regulator, with translation MQGTLNEIDIRSILQLIELGQRTGELFVEAHSGLTNTALAESNRSLLSSGGFGYPSPAPQPDERFWLVFAIDGRIVYAADRSNNNLLRLRDYLRFYQVESALDSTQVPLPSANPLEYACLWGLMENRILTPARARNIIKNTIEETLFDLFNLPQGTFNFEMGPALAPHLTSLEISPLTAKIVKQVQQWKQFYPLIQSPNQCPVVTDRDRLQQILPETTLANLESWADGKTSLRQFSRYFNRELLAVSGAIYPYIQQGWIQMSDGCDGMPTAASEADPFGIAPLLVPSEQEPHQRAPQVVCLDDDTTIGKTVEYMLVPKGYRASALCDPIEALSQLFREPPDLILCDLAMPNLDGYEICAMLRNSKTFRGTPIIILTGKEGFIDRVRARQVGATDYLTKPFGEEELLMLVEKYIGLPEIAPPPVLPSE
- a CDS encoding response regulator, which gives rise to MRKVLVVEDSVTQRQMISELLKNSGLTVTVASNGVEALEKLQHYTPDIVVLDIVMPQMNGYEVCRRIKADKKTEHIPVVMCSSKGEEFDRYWGLKQGAAAYIAKPFQPTELIGTVKQLLRK
- a CDS encoding chemotaxis protein CheW, which translates into the protein MVSNPGFTVGNDPDLSSDIERLETPEGELHLRFFLASGSEFALSASGIKEVMNQPPDRLTPIPNTSPLLLGTINLRGQVIWVADLGQFLGDPVALNTQRQEIPIIALEDQEIILGLAIDRIGEMQWLDVAQIQRPTNVPNHMAPFVWGEWSFEGELDRPPLRLLNQGAILRSARWAA
- a CDS encoding cytochrome c oxidase subunit II, which encodes MAKEKDSVPVSLLTLTAGLAIAGISFWVGQNNHLLPEQVSGQAPLVDDLFNIMVGIATALFIVVEGAIVFALVKFRHKKGDETDGPPIEGNFSLEIFWTAIPAFIVIGLGLYSVQVYNQMGGFDTKGNMAMAHHHHHAPTQVASLPGTTNLLAQAEASVDNSGYGLVGKPELGQLAPDLEVNVTGLQYAWLFNYPDSGVTSGELHVPINTDVQLNLSAQDVIHSFWLPQFRIKQDALPGETSKLRFVATKLGTYPVVCAELCGAYHGAMRTQVIVHSEEDYAKWVQENQIAQQADSTRDVAVNPKEMTDAQYLAPYAEDLGVDAEMLARLH
- the ctaD gene encoding cytochrome c oxidase subunit I gives rise to the protein MAQAQIPLDKPPAADVGHGHHPEQWKWYHYFWYNTDHKVIGIQYIVFSFAFYLIAGMMALFMRAELYTPDPDVLDPTVYNSFLTNHGTMMIFFWVVPAAIGGFGNYLVPIMIGAKDMAFPNLNAIAFWVNPPAGAFLLASIFMGGAQAGWTSYPPLSRITNPNAQSLWILAIATVGTSSILGALNFLVTIWKLKIPSMKWDQLPLFVWAMVATSALALFSTPVLAIGLFLLLFDINFGTNFFRPENGGDVVVYQHLFWFYSHPAVYLMILPIFGIMSEVISTHSRKPIFGYKAIAYSSLAICFVGLFVWVHHMFTSGTPAWMRMFFTISTLIVAVPTGVKIFGWVATLWGGKIRLNSALLFAVGLLAMFVMGGLSGVTLGTAPFDLHVHDTYYIVAHFHYVLFGGSVYGLYAGIYHWFPKMTGRMLNEPLGKVHFILTFIGTNLTFLPMHELGLQGMPRRIAMYDPKFESINHICTYGSMILGFSILPFIVNIIWSWSKGPIAGRNPWRSLTLEWQTTSPPAIENFEEEPIMWAGPYDYGVDTVMDDSEQSVAEMLATVKEEMK
- a CDS encoding heme-copper oxidase subunit III — its product is MTSGIISNLFSLVTNLSQLRIKEVEVMQTAIETTNNDAVAEAAEQEAIEHSAHEDYRLLGLTIFLASESLMFLALFASYLIYRGAHPVWPPEGTEVELVFPAINTVILVSSSFVIHQGDVALKKNDVKGFRLWYAITILMGAIFLGGQAYEYMTLGYGLSTNIFSSCFYFMTGFHGLHVFVGLLLMLGVLWRSRRMGHYNATKHTGPEMAEIYWHFVDVIWVVLFTLLYILTHL